In one Mycobacterium heckeshornense genomic region, the following are encoded:
- a CDS encoding amidohydrolase family protein yields the protein MTQFTDAPIFDADQHMYETPEALTKYLPERFRKAVQFVQVGRHTRIAILNKITEYIPNPTFEKVAAPGAHERFYSGQNPEGLTMRQMTGTPIEAPPASRNPVDRIKELDRQGVDETLVYPTLANLVEHSAAEDPELTAAMIHALNQWMLEHWGYTYQDRLYMTPVLTLGLVDEARRELEYVLDNGAKVALIKPAPVKGYRGWRSPALPEFDPFWRDVEDAGLPIVVHASQPPLEEYVSKWEPPETNSAFEMSAFKWVVLGHREIADMLTSLICHGTLTRFPKLRIASVENGSSWIHPLFHDLQDIYKKMPQNFEEHPIDVFRRNIWVSPFWEGSVADVVETVGWDKVMFGSDYPHPEGLATPKGFFKYAEGMDRRRTYDFMGDNARRFMGLPIRNPDPDATKPPALQTAGA from the coding sequence ATGACTCAGTTCACTGACGCGCCGATTTTCGACGCCGATCAGCACATGTACGAGACCCCGGAGGCGTTGACCAAGTACCTGCCGGAGCGATTCCGCAAGGCCGTACAGTTCGTGCAGGTGGGCAGGCACACCCGGATCGCGATCCTGAACAAGATCACCGAGTACATCCCGAATCCGACATTTGAGAAGGTGGCCGCGCCCGGTGCGCACGAGCGCTTCTACTCCGGGCAAAACCCCGAAGGCCTGACGATGCGTCAGATGACGGGCACACCGATCGAGGCGCCGCCGGCTTCCCGCAACCCGGTCGACCGGATCAAGGAGCTCGACCGGCAGGGCGTCGATGAGACCCTGGTGTATCCGACGCTGGCCAACTTGGTCGAACATTCCGCCGCCGAGGACCCCGAACTGACCGCGGCGATGATCCACGCCCTCAACCAGTGGATGCTCGAGCACTGGGGCTACACCTACCAAGACCGGCTGTACATGACCCCGGTGCTGACGCTGGGCCTGGTGGATGAGGCGCGCCGCGAGCTGGAATACGTTCTTGACAACGGGGCCAAGGTCGCGTTGATCAAACCGGCTCCAGTCAAGGGCTACCGCGGGTGGCGCTCCCCGGCGCTGCCGGAGTTCGATCCGTTCTGGCGTGACGTCGAGGATGCCGGCCTGCCGATCGTGGTCCACGCCAGCCAGCCTCCGCTGGAGGAATACGTCAGCAAGTGGGAGCCGCCCGAGACCAACAGCGCCTTTGAGATGTCGGCGTTCAAGTGGGTGGTGCTCGGGCATCGTGAGATCGCCGACATGCTGACCAGCCTGATCTGTCACGGCACCTTGACCCGGTTCCCGAAGCTGCGCATTGCCAGCGTCGAGAACGGCAGCTCCTGGATCCATCCGCTGTTTCACGACCTGCAAGACATCTACAAGAAGATGCCGCAAAACTTCGAGGAGCACCCCATCGACGTGTTCCGGCGCAATATCTGGGTGTCGCCGTTCTGGGAAGGCTCGGTGGCCGATGTCGTCGAAACGGTGGGCTGGGACAAGGTGATGTTCGGCTCGGACTACCCACACCCCGAAGGTCTGGCGACACCGAAGGGATTCTTCAAGTACGCCGAGGGCATGGACCGTCGCCGCACCTACGATTTCATGGGCGACAACGCGCGGCGCTTCATGGGCCTGCCCATCCGCAATCCCGACCCTGACGCCACCAAGCCGCCAGCATTGCAAACCGCTGGCGCATAA
- a CDS encoding cytochrome P450, giving the protein MTQADSRQRAEVDLDHHSPEFREDPHGTFRRMRESGCPVAHSPHYGGFWALVDYASVFEASRDDELFNSAPSIGVPASPIPFPILPIESDPPATLELREATLRRFSPASAERFRESALEMTDEAIDAFIERGECDLVGELTTPLPARLILRLLNFDESRAMEWVRWVHSTVHDRAHNPEKAAEAGMAMFAEIGKHMEQRRSQGLGDDLFSDILRGTLNGKPLDDTQITMYAFLMMLGGMDTTSGFTGNVLLRLCQDPQLRQQLIADPELIKKGTDELLRLYSPTLGLARTVSRDAEFHGQPLCAGDRAILMWGAANRDPAMFDDPDTLDLARPNAKKHMAFGVGIHRCLGSHYAKMMFQVMVGQVLKRLPDFELAGEPERFADAGEVYAVRKLPVRFTPGPRKG; this is encoded by the coding sequence ATGACCCAGGCCGACTCGCGTCAGCGCGCCGAGGTCGACCTCGACCATCACTCCCCGGAATTCCGCGAAGACCCCCACGGCACCTTCCGGCGGATGCGCGAATCAGGTTGCCCGGTGGCGCATTCGCCTCACTACGGCGGATTCTGGGCCCTGGTCGATTACGCTTCGGTCTTCGAGGCCTCCCGCGATGACGAGCTGTTCAACTCCGCGCCGTCCATTGGGGTGCCGGCCAGCCCAATTCCGTTTCCCATCCTGCCGATCGAGTCCGACCCGCCGGCGACACTGGAACTGCGCGAAGCAACGCTGCGGCGGTTCTCCCCGGCATCGGCCGAGCGGTTCCGCGAGTCGGCGCTTGAGATGACCGATGAAGCGATCGACGCGTTCATCGAGCGCGGCGAATGCGATCTGGTGGGGGAGCTGACCACTCCGCTGCCGGCCCGGCTGATCCTTCGGCTGCTCAACTTCGACGAGTCGCGCGCCATGGAATGGGTGCGCTGGGTGCACTCGACCGTCCACGACCGCGCCCACAACCCGGAGAAGGCGGCGGAGGCCGGCATGGCGATGTTCGCTGAGATCGGCAAGCACATGGAACAGCGGCGTTCCCAAGGCCTCGGCGACGACTTGTTCAGCGATATCCTGCGGGGCACGCTGAACGGGAAGCCCCTCGATGACACGCAAATCACCATGTACGCCTTCCTGATGATGCTCGGCGGCATGGATACCACCAGCGGCTTCACCGGCAATGTGTTGCTGCGCTTGTGCCAAGACCCCCAGTTACGCCAGCAGTTGATCGCCGATCCTGAGCTGATCAAAAAGGGCACCGACGAGCTGCTGCGGTTGTACTCACCGACGTTGGGATTGGCCCGCACCGTGTCGCGCGACGCGGAGTTCCATGGCCAGCCGCTGTGTGCCGGGGACCGCGCGATCCTGATGTGGGGAGCGGCCAACAGAGATCCAGCCATGTTCGACGACCCCGACACGCTAGATTTGGCCCGACCGAATGCCAAGAAGCACATGGCATTTGGTGTCGGCATCCACCGCTGCCTGGGCTCGCACTATGCCAAGATGATGTTTCAGGTGATGGTGGGCCAGGTGCTGAAACGCCTGCCCGACTTCGAGCTGGCCGGCGAGCCCGAACGGTTCGCCGATGCTGGCGAGGTCTACGCGGTGCGCAAACTGCCGGTTAGGTTCACGCCGGGACCGCGCAAGGGCTAG
- a CDS encoding thiolase family protein yields MGNSPEVAIIGVGLHPFGRYDDRSALEMGAVAIHRALRDAGVDWKQVRSLYAGSLEVANPEAVTGLVGMTGLPARAVLSGCATGNSLLTLAARDVQNGEADIAVGVGLDKHPRGAFGADPSVSGLPQWYGDQGMFLTTHYFGTKIMRYMHDHGISEQTLAKVAEKNFANGSRTPHAWRRKAMSAEAILASPVVNAPLRQYMYCNPNEGAAAVVVCRADKAKQYTDTPIYLRSTALRSRREGAYELLRTSIELPLVPGTTTEAAAAAYELAGVGPADIDVAQLQDTDSGSELIHMAETMLCKDGEQEALLHDGATEIGGRIPINTDGGLLANGEPVGASGLRQVFELVHQLRGTAGDRQVPNNPKVALAQLYGAPGTAAVAILSR; encoded by the coding sequence ATGGGCAATTCGCCGGAAGTAGCCATCATCGGCGTGGGACTTCATCCGTTCGGGCGCTACGACGACCGGTCCGCGCTGGAGATGGGGGCCGTGGCGATCCATCGCGCCCTGCGCGACGCGGGCGTCGATTGGAAGCAGGTCCGAAGTCTGTACGCCGGAAGCCTCGAGGTCGCCAATCCAGAAGCCGTCACCGGGCTGGTCGGCATGACCGGGCTGCCGGCCCGCGCCGTGCTGAGCGGCTGCGCGACCGGCAATTCGCTGCTGACGCTGGCCGCGCGCGACGTGCAGAACGGCGAGGCCGACATCGCCGTGGGTGTCGGCTTGGACAAACACCCGCGCGGCGCGTTCGGCGCCGACCCGTCGGTGTCGGGTCTGCCGCAGTGGTACGGCGACCAGGGCATGTTTTTGACCACCCACTATTTCGGCACCAAGATCATGCGCTACATGCATGACCACGGCATCAGCGAACAGACGCTGGCCAAGGTTGCCGAGAAGAACTTCGCCAACGGCTCGCGCACCCCGCACGCCTGGCGCCGCAAAGCGATGAGCGCAGAGGCCATCCTGGCGTCGCCGGTCGTCAACGCGCCCCTTCGGCAGTACATGTACTGCAATCCCAACGAGGGTGCCGCCGCCGTTGTTGTTTGTCGGGCCGATAAAGCCAAGCAGTACACCGACACCCCGATCTATCTTCGTTCCACCGCGCTGCGCAGCCGCCGCGAGGGCGCCTACGAACTGCTTCGCACCTCCATCGAGCTGCCACTGGTCCCGGGCACCACCACCGAAGCCGCGGCGGCCGCCTACGAACTGGCCGGCGTCGGGCCCGCCGACATCGATGTCGCGCAATTGCAGGACACCGACTCGGGTTCAGAGCTCATCCACATGGCCGAGACGATGCTGTGCAAGGACGGCGAGCAAGAGGCGCTGCTGCACGATGGCGCCACCGAAATCGGTGGACGCATCCCGATCAACACCGACGGAGGCCTGCTGGCAAACGGCGAACCGGTGGGCGCATCCGGGCTCCGCCAGGTTTTCGAACTCGTGCATCAGCTTCGCGGCACGGCCGGAGACCGGCAGGTGCCCAACAACCCGAAGGTGGCCCTCGCGCAGCTCTACGGGGCACCCGGGACCGCCGCGGTCGCAATCCTCAGTCGGTAA
- a CDS encoding TetR/AcrR family transcriptional regulator: MAVTAGTEPVDTLEAGRGARTRMAILEASRRLFLERGYAGTPINAITEACGISRAGFYTYFKDKREVFNVLGETAYHDVLAVIAQWGRLPVSYGLGDVRKWVGDYFGYLDRHGAFVMAASHSAPDDEAFRRSRDHMLTRAAWKLGQAIASHGRHSPETVGVAVMGLLERAWYAVQTQSVRVDQDEVIAVAAEMIFAMTRQ; encoded by the coding sequence ATGGCCGTTACCGCTGGGACCGAACCCGTCGATACGCTCGAAGCCGGCCGCGGCGCGCGGACCCGCATGGCGATCCTCGAAGCGAGTCGGCGACTGTTCCTCGAGCGCGGCTACGCCGGCACGCCGATCAACGCCATCACCGAGGCCTGTGGTATTTCCCGGGCCGGGTTCTATACGTACTTCAAAGACAAGCGTGAGGTTTTCAACGTTCTCGGCGAAACGGCGTACCATGACGTGCTCGCGGTAATTGCCCAGTGGGGGAGGCTTCCCGTGTCCTACGGTCTGGGGGATGTGCGCAAGTGGGTTGGCGACTATTTCGGCTATCTGGACCGCCATGGCGCATTCGTGATGGCGGCCTCGCATTCTGCGCCGGACGACGAGGCTTTCAGGCGCTCGCGTGACCACATGTTGACCCGCGCGGCGTGGAAACTTGGACAGGCCATCGCCAGCCATGGCCGACATTCCCCGGAAACTGTCGGTGTCGCGGTGATGGGGTTGCTCGAACGCGCCTGGTACGCAGTACAGACACAATCGGTGCGCGTCGACCAAGACGAGGTGATCGCTGTCGCGGCCGAGATGATCTTCGCAATGACGCGCCAATAA
- the fadD4 gene encoding fatty-acid--CoA ligase FadD4, whose translation MQIREHVDSTKAAIILHPSGIVIGFAELETRANRLAHFFRQAGLSEGDTVAVIMENNEHIHAVMWAARRSGLYYALINTHLTPAEAAYIVDNSGARAIVGSRAMRTMCEGLAEHLPAGLPELRLIADDTLAGWRRYPDCVADQPSTPIPDELEGDLLQYSSGTTGRPKGIRRELPHISPAQASNMLMPLLTAVGLSGDAVYLSPAPLYHTAPSFWSMSVQSLGGTTVVMETFDAERALECIQRYRVTHAQFVPAMFVRMLKLPEDVRNSYDLSSLRRVVHAAAPCPVDIKKQMIDWWGPIIDEYYAASEAVGASFIAAEDWLAHPGSVGKPLVGIPHILDENGVELPRGEVGEIYYEGGYPFDYLNDEAKTAASRDAHGWATVGDIGYLDEDDYLYLTDRRHHMIISGGVNIYPQEAENLLVTHPKVLDAAVFGIPDERMGQSVKGVVQTVDPADATEEFAAELLAWVRERLAHYKCPRSISFESQLPRTDTGKLYKQELVKKYSTPLKAG comes from the coding sequence ATGCAGATCCGGGAGCATGTCGACTCCACCAAAGCCGCCATCATCCTGCACCCGTCGGGTATCGTGATCGGCTTCGCCGAACTGGAGACGCGAGCCAACAGGCTTGCGCATTTCTTCCGGCAGGCCGGGCTGTCCGAAGGCGACACCGTCGCGGTGATCATGGAGAACAACGAGCACATTCATGCGGTGATGTGGGCGGCGCGCCGGAGCGGCTTGTACTACGCGCTGATCAATACTCACCTGACCCCAGCAGAAGCCGCTTATATCGTCGACAACAGCGGCGCCAGGGCGATTGTCGGCTCGCGGGCGATGCGCACGATGTGTGAAGGGCTCGCCGAGCACCTGCCGGCCGGGCTGCCCGAGCTACGACTCATCGCCGACGATACCCTCGCCGGCTGGCGACGCTATCCCGACTGCGTGGCCGATCAACCATCGACACCGATCCCCGATGAACTCGAGGGCGACTTGCTGCAATATTCATCGGGCACCACCGGCCGCCCTAAGGGCATCCGGCGAGAACTGCCGCACATCTCGCCGGCCCAGGCATCCAACATGTTGATGCCGCTGCTGACGGCCGTCGGATTGTCCGGTGACGCGGTGTATCTGAGTCCTGCGCCGCTGTATCACACCGCGCCGTCGTTCTGGTCGATGTCGGTGCAGTCGCTGGGTGGCACCACCGTGGTGATGGAGACGTTTGACGCCGAGCGGGCCTTGGAGTGCATTCAGCGCTACCGAGTAACCCACGCGCAGTTCGTCCCCGCGATGTTCGTGCGGATGCTTAAACTCCCGGAGGATGTGCGCAATTCGTATGACCTGTCCAGCCTGCGCCGTGTCGTGCACGCAGCCGCGCCGTGCCCAGTCGACATCAAAAAGCAGATGATCGACTGGTGGGGCCCGATCATCGACGAGTACTACGCGGCATCGGAGGCAGTAGGGGCCTCTTTTATCGCAGCCGAGGACTGGCTCGCGCATCCGGGTTCGGTGGGTAAGCCATTGGTCGGGATCCCGCACATTCTCGACGAAAACGGCGTCGAGCTGCCGCGCGGCGAGGTCGGCGAAATTTATTACGAGGGCGGCTATCCCTTCGACTACCTCAACGACGAGGCCAAGACGGCGGCGTCGCGGGATGCGCACGGCTGGGCAACCGTCGGCGACATCGGTTACCTCGACGAGGACGACTACCTGTACCTGACCGACCGCCGCCATCACATGATCATTTCCGGTGGGGTGAACATCTACCCGCAGGAAGCCGAGAACTTGTTGGTCACCCACCCCAAGGTGCTGGACGCCGCCGTGTTCGGCATCCCCGACGAACGGATGGGCCAGTCGGTCAAAGGCGTCGTGCAGACCGTCGACCCTGCCGATGCCACCGAAGAGTTTGCAGCGGAGCTGTTGGCGTGGGTGCGGGAGCGCTTGGCGCACTACAAGTGTCCGCGGTCTATTTCGTTCGAGTCGCAACTACCCCGTACCGACACCGGCAAGCTCTACAAGCAGGAGCTGGTGAAAAAGTACTCCACCCCGCTGAAGGCCGGCTAA
- a CDS encoding TetR/AcrR family transcriptional regulator, which yields MALRRAPRVRRGSAPGLLREAARELFAEHGYRVTTREIAERAGVSHDLIFRYFDSKERLFFESVGRPLLDAVDGLHRRWLDDPGLRSLDPKELARRFTSDFYCFLSDNQAIARAMVHLFTEGPTGGELDVLRSRIDDTLSAMLPAVDAVLSVDGIRRSSPALQLRIVLLFVGAIATFLPKTYPRDDDAPSRNAVIDELSQFIYNGLRES from the coding sequence ATGGCGTTGCGTCGGGCTCCCCGGGTGCGGCGCGGCAGCGCGCCGGGATTGTTGCGCGAAGCCGCCCGAGAGCTCTTCGCAGAACACGGCTACCGGGTCACCACCCGCGAAATCGCTGAGCGGGCAGGGGTTTCTCACGATCTGATCTTTCGGTACTTCGACTCCAAGGAACGCTTGTTCTTCGAATCAGTCGGCAGGCCACTGCTCGACGCCGTCGACGGTCTGCACCGCCGATGGCTCGATGACCCGGGCTTGCGGTCACTTGATCCGAAAGAGCTCGCCCGCCGCTTCACCAGTGACTTCTACTGCTTCCTCTCCGACAACCAGGCAATCGCTCGCGCAATGGTGCACCTGTTCACTGAGGGACCGACCGGTGGCGAGCTCGACGTCCTGCGGTCCCGCATCGATGACACCCTCAGTGCGATGTTGCCGGCGGTCGACGCCGTGCTTTCCGTCGACGGGATCAGGCGCTCTTCGCCGGCTCTGCAGCTACGGATCGTGCTACTCTTCGTGGGCGCAATCGCGACATTCCTGCCCAAGACATATCCCAGAGATGACGACGCCCCGTCGCGAAATGCGGTGATTGACGAGCTATCTCAGTTCATCTACAACGGGCTGCGCGAAAGTTAG
- a CDS encoding cytochrome c oxidase subunit 3: protein MLVFGVFFATFMYERGRAPEVFDQSRRMLSIGIGLTNTLILLTGSLFVITAIHAIRSSERLAARWLLAAALACGLAFVGLKAVEYTAKVSQGHTPNQNTFFLYFFILTGLHLFHVLIGIAVLVLLLTQAGRVELGTTKMALVEGGGCFWHLVDLLWIVLFPLLYLVS from the coding sequence ATGCTGGTGTTCGGCGTGTTCTTCGCGACATTCATGTACGAGCGCGGGCGCGCTCCCGAAGTGTTCGACCAATCGCGCCGGATGCTGAGCATCGGCATTGGGCTGACCAACACTCTGATTCTGCTCACTGGTTCATTGTTCGTCATCACCGCGATTCACGCGATCCGTTCTTCGGAGCGACTGGCAGCGCGGTGGCTGTTGGCCGCAGCATTAGCATGCGGCCTGGCGTTCGTCGGGCTCAAAGCGGTCGAGTACACCGCCAAGGTCAGCCAGGGACATACCCCGAACCAAAACACGTTTTTTCTTTACTTCTTCATCCTTACTGGCCTGCACCTGTTCCACGTACTGATCGGCATCGCGGTCTTGGTCTTGCTGTTGACGCAGGCCGGTCGCGTCGAGCTCGGTACGACGAAAATGGCGCTCGTCGAAGGGGGCGGGTGTTTCTGGCACCTCGTTGATTTGCTGTGGATCGTCTTGTTCCCGCTCCTGTACCTGGTGAGCTGA
- a CDS encoding Gfo/Idh/MocA family protein, whose amino-acid sequence MTLRVGVIGVGWGSHVQVPGFRAAQGFDPVALCARTPERLQRVADKLGITDISTDWESFVARDDLDVISVATPTVLHHDMTRAALDAGKAVLCEKPLAGDLDAARDMVRAARKSGRPTACCFENRWNPDWLAIAELVRSGFLGKQYVARVSRSASYWHPSRTPQARWMYDRNQGGGYLAGMLVHDLDFLCSVLGRPDAVCAEVRSSEPVRRLPDGEILNVTADDTAALLMRMESGAIAIMSVSVMGAHADHYRLELFGADGTIIGDGDLRSTAYTIGAATDDGLRPLPVGDRAPAHPENLPKGLAGHASRAMALMLEDWLPAFEGKPCRAATFDDGLLSLAIIDAAHRSSEGGGWERVHATA is encoded by the coding sequence ATGACCCTTCGCGTCGGCGTAATCGGGGTGGGCTGGGGCTCCCACGTGCAGGTACCGGGCTTTCGGGCGGCACAGGGATTCGATCCGGTTGCGCTTTGCGCGCGTACCCCCGAACGGCTGCAACGCGTTGCCGACAAGCTCGGCATCACCGACATCTCGACCGACTGGGAATCATTCGTCGCCAGAGACGATCTCGACGTCATCTCGGTGGCCACACCCACGGTGCTGCACCACGACATGACGCGTGCCGCCCTCGATGCCGGCAAGGCGGTGCTGTGTGAGAAGCCGCTCGCCGGTGACCTCGACGCGGCCCGCGACATGGTCCGCGCCGCCAGAAAGTCTGGCCGGCCGACCGCGTGCTGCTTTGAAAACCGTTGGAATCCAGACTGGCTCGCAATCGCTGAGCTTGTGCGCTCCGGATTCCTCGGCAAGCAGTACGTCGCGCGAGTTAGCCGCAGTGCGTCTTATTGGCATCCCAGCCGAACGCCGCAAGCCCGGTGGATGTACGACCGGAACCAGGGCGGTGGGTATCTGGCCGGGATGCTCGTGCACGACCTGGATTTCCTGTGCAGCGTTTTGGGCCGCCCGGACGCGGTATGCGCCGAGGTGCGCAGCAGTGAACCGGTACGCCGGCTGCCGGACGGCGAGATACTCAACGTCACTGCCGATGACACCGCCGCCCTACTGATGCGGATGGAGTCGGGTGCAATCGCCATCATGAGCGTGTCGGTGATGGGTGCACACGCCGATCACTACCGCCTCGAGCTGTTCGGTGCCGACGGCACCATCATCGGCGACGGTGACTTGCGCTCGACCGCCTATACGATAGGCGCCGCCACCGATGACGGGCTGCGGCCCCTGCCGGTAGGCGATCGCGCACCGGCTCACCCGGAGAATCTTCCGAAAGGCCTCGCTGGACACGCCAGCCGGGCGATGGCCTTGATGCTCGAAGACTGGCTGCCTGCATTCGAGGGTAAGCCTTGCCGTGCCGCCACATTTGACGACGGCCTGCTTAGCCTGGCGATCATCGACGCCGCACACCGCTCATCAGAAGGTGGCGGCTGGGAACGCGTACATGCAACCGCCTGA
- a CDS encoding cytochrome C oxidase subunit IV family protein, with protein MTPSLFRARSTAVWVVLVVATIVSWAVGHEHGTGSAIAVVVLAVAAMKVRFVGLDFMELRDAPLFLRGIFEGYCVALWSVLTAMYFWS; from the coding sequence ATGACGCCTTCGCTTTTCCGCGCACGCTCCACCGCGGTGTGGGTCGTCCTGGTTGTAGCCACGATCGTGTCCTGGGCGGTAGGCCATGAGCACGGGACCGGATCAGCGATCGCCGTCGTGGTTCTCGCCGTCGCTGCCATGAAGGTCCGCTTCGTCGGTTTGGACTTCATGGAATTACGGGATGCCCCGCTCTTCCTTCGCGGCATCTTCGAGGGCTACTGCGTCGCGTTATGGTCCGTCTTGACCGCCATGTACTTCTGGTCATGA
- a CDS encoding enoyl-CoA hydratase-related protein, with protein sequence MQPPDQATTDLGVVRYERDGAIARVVLNWPERANAQSSEMVSQVDACLDQARRDYGVKVVIIKGSGNGFCAGHVIAPDAYPEFAESQRHLGSNYLGSKELFLWPTLRFWEFPKPMIAQVHGYALGGGTYWALLPEITIASEDAYFQMPLVPGLGFPGGETMIEPWVFMNYKRAAEYLYTAQTLSAEEAFRMGLVNRVVAREELESVTETMAARISRAPLSTLMATKTMLVRAWEQMGMRQHLQLSADLMSVMEHTSDAQALRADLEKNRRLPREQAGTE encoded by the coding sequence ATGCAACCGCCTGATCAGGCCACCACAGACCTCGGTGTCGTCCGCTATGAACGCGACGGCGCCATCGCCCGCGTCGTGCTCAACTGGCCCGAGCGGGCGAACGCGCAGTCCTCGGAGATGGTGTCTCAGGTGGACGCCTGTCTCGACCAGGCGCGCCGGGACTACGGTGTGAAGGTCGTCATCATTAAGGGCAGCGGCAACGGCTTTTGCGCCGGTCACGTCATCGCTCCCGATGCGTACCCGGAATTCGCCGAGTCCCAACGACATCTCGGCAGCAACTACCTGGGCAGCAAAGAACTGTTTTTGTGGCCGACGCTGCGGTTCTGGGAATTCCCGAAACCGATGATCGCTCAAGTGCACGGCTACGCGCTGGGCGGCGGCACCTACTGGGCGCTGCTGCCCGAGATCACGATCGCCTCCGAGGACGCCTACTTTCAGATGCCGCTGGTTCCAGGGCTCGGTTTCCCCGGTGGTGAAACGATGATCGAACCGTGGGTTTTTATGAACTACAAGCGAGCGGCCGAATACCTGTATACGGCGCAAACGTTGTCCGCCGAGGAGGCTTTCCGCATGGGGCTGGTCAACCGCGTTGTCGCCCGTGAGGAGCTGGAGTCGGTGACCGAAACCATGGCCGCACGGATCTCGCGGGCACCGCTGTCGACGTTGATGGCCACCAAAACCATGCTCGTGCGAGCCTGGGAACAGATGGGCATGCGCCAGCACCTTCAGTTGTCAGCTGATTTGATGTCGGTGATGGAGCACACCTCGGATGCTCAGGCCCTGAGGGCGGATCTGGAAAAAAACCGCCGGTTGCCGCGCGAGCAGGCAGGCACAGAGTAG
- a CDS encoding AMP-binding enzyme, whose amino-acid sequence MAESSDPDAVAVVSGEHRLTVGELSHYPDTGAACPEHAHVQQVAMVGVEDLHRGRAIVAVVAPSQGCEPDPGELRQYLDDLRAGGVPMLPIGSQPSADAALDPAFSEGNLMGKRYVDQNGAEVLVTKAGAGTLSIGQTPLTVKDAKPLPASD is encoded by the coding sequence ATGGCTGAGTCGAGTGATCCGGACGCGGTGGCAGTGGTGTCCGGTGAGCACCGATTGACCGTCGGGGAACTTAGCCATTACCCCGACACCGGAGCCGCCTGCCCAGAACACGCACACGTACAGCAGGTCGCGATGGTGGGCGTCGAGGACCTGCACCGGGGGCGGGCCATCGTCGCGGTGGTGGCACCGTCCCAGGGCTGCGAACCAGATCCCGGAGAACTGCGCCAGTATCTGGATGATCTGCGCGCAGGTGGGGTACCGATGCTGCCGATCGGCAGCCAGCCGTCAGCGGACGCAGCCCTCGATCCCGCGTTCTCCGAAGGGAATCTGATGGGTAAGCGTTACGTCGACCAAAACGGCGCGGAGGTCCTGGTGACCAAGGCCGGTGCCGGAACGCTCAGCATCGGCCAGACTCCGCTCACCGTCAAGGACGCTAAGCCGCTGCCGGCCAGCGACTAG